Proteins from one Macrobrachium rosenbergii isolate ZJJX-2024 chromosome 14, ASM4041242v1, whole genome shotgun sequence genomic window:
- the Nep3 gene encoding endothelin-converting enzyme homolog isoform X5, with product MMTEMTRYKQQTDVDDDTSSVGSARTEELPTGTTTVHYHMGSHWWRSRTGLEKALLVGWLFLLLVVTVLVAVLHFQSRSQPTLHMLLPHTLNPDAPCLTPQCVMLSGSVLSSMDPEVDPCDNFYMYSCGGWIAKNPIPEGKPNWGTLSKLASDIQLIVKRSLESDEKVPSNTEEKARIFYRSCLDTNKTIEKLGGKPVLNLLKLMGGWSIDGNWTTKGYVVQNDIVMSKVNHSSGALFAWGVAEDDKHSSSHILQFDQGGLTLPARNYYLNESEKEVLNAYTDYIAKVAMLLGGEENVSRNAAKGIVEIETEIAVITTPDEQRRDDDKLYHLMKLDDLNTVAPFMDWVAFVNTALKSINKQVAKDKPVVVYAPKFLSNLTDIIENITSTDEGKTKFHDYLVWQVIKNYIGFLSRDFREAAKGLEKAQMGVEGTEELWRECVGATDVALGPAVGAMYVRQAFHGDSKEMAEEMIRRVRKTFKDSLHSLDWMDNKTRKAALEKATSITEMIGFPDYILDPAQLDRKFKDLQIVENEFFDNNVRVNMFNIRENHKRLFKPVNKTRWDMSPPTVNAYYTPTRNEIVFPAGILQAPFFHQNNSKSLNYGAVGVVMGHELAHAFDDQGRKYDKDGNLNPWWEKETAEKFTNLTKCMVDQYSHFKLDGETINGKLTLGENIADNGGLKASFRAYEEWVKDNGEEAPLPGLNLNHKQLFFLGFAQVWCSSITKEAAHLEIMKDSHVPGKFRVMGTLSNSYDFAKAFNCSIGKKMNPQTKCQIW from the exons ATGACTCGTTACAAGCAACAAACCGACGTAGACGATGATACAAGCTCTGTTGGATCCGCACGGACAGAGGAGCTGCCAACGGGCACAACTACCGTCCACTATCATATG GGTTCCCACTGGTGGCGATCGAGGACCGGCTTGGAGAAGGCGCTGCTGGTGGGCTGGCTCTTCCTCCTGCTGGTGGTCACAGTGTTGGTCGCCGTTCTTCACTTCCAGTCGAGGTCGCAGCCGACGCTGCATATGCTCCTGCCTCACACCTTGAATCCAG ACGCCCCTTGCCTGACACCGCAGTGCGTCATGTTATCGGGGTCGGTGCTGAGCAGCATGGACCCGGAAGTAGACCCCTGCGACAACTTCTACATGTACTCCTGCGGCGGGTGGATCGCCAAGAACCCTATTCCGGAGGGCAAGCCCAACTGGGGCACGCTCTCGAAGCTAGCGTCGGATATACAGCTGATAGTTAAGCGATCACTCG AATCCGACGAGAAAGTCCCCAGTAATACTGAAGAGAAAGCTCGTATATTCTACAGGTCTTGTCTTGACACCAACAAGACCATAGAGAAACTGGGGGGCAAACCAGTCCTGAACCTCCTAAAG CTAATGGGTGGATGGTCAATAGACGGGAATTGGACCACGAAAGGTTACGTCGTCCAGAACGACATTGTCATGAGTAAAGTCAATCACAGCTCTGGTGCACTTTTTGCCTGGGGAGTAGCCGAAGACGATAAGCATTCGTCTAGTCACATTTtacag ttcgacCAAGGTGGTCTAACATTACCAGCCAGGAATTACTACCTAAATGAGAGCGAGAAAGAAGTCCTGAATGCTTATACGGATTATATTGCCAAA GTTGCAATGCTTCTAGGAGGCGAGGAGAACGTCTCGAGAAACGCAGCCAAGGGCATAGTGGAGATAGAAACCGAAATTGCTGTCATCACCACACCTGACGAACAGAGGCGGGATGATGACAAACTATATCACCTCATGAAACTCGATGACCTAAATACAGTGGCCCCTTTC atggACTGGGTAGCCTTTGTCAACACGGCCCTTAAAAGCATCAACAAACAGGTAGCTAAAGATAAGCCTGTAGTGGTCTATGCCCCCAAATTCCTAAGCAACCTGACGGACATTATAGAAAATATCACTTCTACAGATGAAGGGAAGAC gaaattcCACGACTACCTGGTTTGGCAAGTTATAAAAAACTACATAGGATTCCTCTCACGGGACTTTCGAGAGGCTGCCAAGGGCCTGGAGAAGGCGCAGATGGGCGTGGAAGGAACGGAGGAGTTGTGGAGAGAATGCGTTGGAGCAACGGACGTGGCCCTAGGACCAGCAGTGGGGGCAATGTATGTCCGACAGGCTTTTCATGGAGACTCCAAAGAGATG GCTGAAGAGATGATCAGGAGGGTACGCAAGACCTTCAAAGACAGTCTTCATTCTTTGGACTGGATGGACAACAAGACTCGCAAAGCTGCTCTGGAAAAAGCAACATCCATCACAGAGATGATTG GATTCCCCGATTATATCCTTGACCCAGCACAGCTAGACAGAAAGTTCAAAGACTTACAAATTGTTGAAAACGAGTTCTTCGATAACAATGTTCGCGTGAACATGTTCAACATCAGGGAGAACCACAAACGTCTGTTCAAACCTGTCAACAAGACTCGCTGGGACATGTCCCCACCAACTGTTAATGCTTATTATACACCAACAAG aaatgaaattgttttcCCAGCTGGGATACTCCAGGCACCATTCTTCCACCAAAACAATTCAAAATCGTTGAACTATGGAGCAGTTGGTGTGGTTATGGGACACGAATTGGCCCATGCTTTTGACGACCAAG GTCGTAAGTATGACAAAGATGGTAATTTGAACCCTTGGTGGGAAAAGGAAACAGCTGAGAAGTTTACCAATCTCACCAAGTGTATGGTTGATCAGTACTCCCACTTTAAGTTAGATGGTGAAACTATTAATGGGAAACTCACTTTAG gAGAAAACATAGCAGATAATGGAGGGCTAAAAGCAAGTTTCCGAGCCTATGAGGAATGGGTCAAGGACAATGGCGAAGAAGCGCCATTACCTGGGCTGAACCTGAACCACaagcaattatttttcttggGATTTGCACAG GTATGGTGTTCATCAATTACCAAAGAAGCTGCTCACCTGGAGATCATGAAGGATTCCCACGTTCCAGGGAAATTCCGCGTCATGGGCACTTTGTCCAACTCTTATGACTTTGCCAAGGCATTTAACTGCTcaataggaaagaaaatgaatccaCAAACAAAGTGCCAGATTTGGTGA
- the Nep3 gene encoding endothelin-converting enzyme homolog isoform X2 has protein sequence MMTEMTRYKQQTDVDDDTSSVGSARTEELPTGTTTVHYHMGSHWWRSRTGLEKALLVGWLFLLLVVTVLVAVLHFQSRSQPTLHMLLPHTLNPGPPGSSPPSDAPCLTPQCVMLSGSVLSSMDPEVDPCDNFYMYSCGGWIAKNPIPEGKPNWGTLSKLASDIQLIVKRSLESDEKVPSNTEEKARIFYRSCLDTNKTIEKLGGKPVLNLLKLMGGWSIDGNWTTKGYVVQNDIVMSKVNHSSGALFAWGVAEDDKHSSSHILQFDQGGLTLPARNYYLNESEKEVLNAYTDYIAKVAMLLGGEENVSRNAAKGIVEIETEIAVITTPDEQRRDDDKLYHLMKLDDLNTVAPFMDWVAFVNTALKSINKQVAKDKPVVVYAPKFLSNLTDIIENITSTDEGKTKFHDYLVWQVIKNYIGFLSRDFREAAKGLEKAQMGVEGTEELWRECVGATDVALGPAVGAMYVRQAFHGDSKEMAEEMIRRVRKTFKDSLHSLDWMDNKTRKAALEKATSITEMIGFPDYILDPAQLDRKFKDLQIVENEFFDNNVRVNMFNIRENHKRLFKPVNKTRWDMSPPTVNAYYTPTRNEIVFPAGILQAPFFHQNNSKSLNYGAVGVVMGHELAHAFDDQGRKYDKDGNLNPWWEKETAEKFTNLTKCMVDQYSHFKLDGETINGKLTLGENIADNGGLKASFRAYEEWVKDNGEEAPLPGLNLNHKQLFFLGFAQVWCSSITKEAAHLEIMKDSHVPGKFRVMGTLSNSYDFAKAFNCSIGKKMNPQTKCQIW, from the exons ATGACTCGTTACAAGCAACAAACCGACGTAGACGATGATACAAGCTCTGTTGGATCCGCACGGACAGAGGAGCTGCCAACGGGCACAACTACCGTCCACTATCATATG GGTTCCCACTGGTGGCGATCGAGGACCGGCTTGGAGAAGGCGCTGCTGGTGGGCTGGCTCTTCCTCCTGCTGGTGGTCACAGTGTTGGTCGCCGTTCTTCACTTCCAGTCGAGGTCGCAGCCGACGCTGCATATGCTCCTGCCTCACACCTTGAATCCAG GCCCACCCGGGTCATCACCACCGTCAGACGCCCCTTGCCTGACACCGCAGTGCGTCATGTTATCGGGGTCGGTGCTGAGCAGCATGGACCCGGAAGTAGACCCCTGCGACAACTTCTACATGTACTCCTGCGGCGGGTGGATCGCCAAGAACCCTATTCCGGAGGGCAAGCCCAACTGGGGCACGCTCTCGAAGCTAGCGTCGGATATACAGCTGATAGTTAAGCGATCACTCG AATCCGACGAGAAAGTCCCCAGTAATACTGAAGAGAAAGCTCGTATATTCTACAGGTCTTGTCTTGACACCAACAAGACCATAGAGAAACTGGGGGGCAAACCAGTCCTGAACCTCCTAAAG CTAATGGGTGGATGGTCAATAGACGGGAATTGGACCACGAAAGGTTACGTCGTCCAGAACGACATTGTCATGAGTAAAGTCAATCACAGCTCTGGTGCACTTTTTGCCTGGGGAGTAGCCGAAGACGATAAGCATTCGTCTAGTCACATTTtacag ttcgacCAAGGTGGTCTAACATTACCAGCCAGGAATTACTACCTAAATGAGAGCGAGAAAGAAGTCCTGAATGCTTATACGGATTATATTGCCAAA GTTGCAATGCTTCTAGGAGGCGAGGAGAACGTCTCGAGAAACGCAGCCAAGGGCATAGTGGAGATAGAAACCGAAATTGCTGTCATCACCACACCTGACGAACAGAGGCGGGATGATGACAAACTATATCACCTCATGAAACTCGATGACCTAAATACAGTGGCCCCTTTC atggACTGGGTAGCCTTTGTCAACACGGCCCTTAAAAGCATCAACAAACAGGTAGCTAAAGATAAGCCTGTAGTGGTCTATGCCCCCAAATTCCTAAGCAACCTGACGGACATTATAGAAAATATCACTTCTACAGATGAAGGGAAGAC gaaattcCACGACTACCTGGTTTGGCAAGTTATAAAAAACTACATAGGATTCCTCTCACGGGACTTTCGAGAGGCTGCCAAGGGCCTGGAGAAGGCGCAGATGGGCGTGGAAGGAACGGAGGAGTTGTGGAGAGAATGCGTTGGAGCAACGGACGTGGCCCTAGGACCAGCAGTGGGGGCAATGTATGTCCGACAGGCTTTTCATGGAGACTCCAAAGAGATG GCTGAAGAGATGATCAGGAGGGTACGCAAGACCTTCAAAGACAGTCTTCATTCTTTGGACTGGATGGACAACAAGACTCGCAAAGCTGCTCTGGAAAAAGCAACATCCATCACAGAGATGATTG GATTCCCCGATTATATCCTTGACCCAGCACAGCTAGACAGAAAGTTCAAAGACTTACAAATTGTTGAAAACGAGTTCTTCGATAACAATGTTCGCGTGAACATGTTCAACATCAGGGAGAACCACAAACGTCTGTTCAAACCTGTCAACAAGACTCGCTGGGACATGTCCCCACCAACTGTTAATGCTTATTATACACCAACAAG aaatgaaattgttttcCCAGCTGGGATACTCCAGGCACCATTCTTCCACCAAAACAATTCAAAATCGTTGAACTATGGAGCAGTTGGTGTGGTTATGGGACACGAATTGGCCCATGCTTTTGACGACCAAG GTCGTAAGTATGACAAAGATGGTAATTTGAACCCTTGGTGGGAAAAGGAAACAGCTGAGAAGTTTACCAATCTCACCAAGTGTATGGTTGATCAGTACTCCCACTTTAAGTTAGATGGTGAAACTATTAATGGGAAACTCACTTTAG gAGAAAACATAGCAGATAATGGAGGGCTAAAAGCAAGTTTCCGAGCCTATGAGGAATGGGTCAAGGACAATGGCGAAGAAGCGCCATTACCTGGGCTGAACCTGAACCACaagcaattatttttcttggGATTTGCACAG GTATGGTGTTCATCAATTACCAAAGAAGCTGCTCACCTGGAGATCATGAAGGATTCCCACGTTCCAGGGAAATTCCGCGTCATGGGCACTTTGTCCAACTCTTATGACTTTGCCAAGGCATTTAACTGCTcaataggaaagaaaatgaatccaCAAACAAAGTGCCAGATTTGGTGA
- the Nep3 gene encoding endothelin-converting enzyme homolog isoform X4, whose translation MTRYKQQTDVDDDTSSVGSARTEELPTGTTTVHYHMGSHWWRSRTGLEKALLVGWLFLLLVVTVLVAVLHFQSRSQPTLHMLLPHTLNPGPPGSSPPSDAPCLTPQCVMLSGSVLSSMDPEVDPCDNFYMYSCGGWIAKNPIPEGKPNWGTLSKLASDIQLIVKRSLESDEKVPSNTEEKARIFYRSCLDTNKTIEKLGGKPVLNLLKLMGGWSIDGNWTTKGYVVQNDIVMSKVNHSSGALFAWGVAEDDKHSSSHILQFDQGGLTLPARNYYLNESEKEVLNAYTDYIAKVAMLLGGEENVSRNAAKGIVEIETEIAVITTPDEQRRDDDKLYHLMKLDDLNTVAPFMDWVAFVNTALKSINKQVAKDKPVVVYAPKFLSNLTDIIENITSTDEGKTKFHDYLVWQVIKNYIGFLSRDFREAAKGLEKAQMGVEGTEELWRECVGATDVALGPAVGAMYVRQAFHGDSKEMAEEMIRRVRKTFKDSLHSLDWMDNKTRKAALEKATSITEMIGFPDYILDPAQLDRKFKDLQIVENEFFDNNVRVNMFNIRENHKRLFKPVNKTRWDMSPPTVNAYYTPTRNEIVFPAGILQAPFFHQNNSKSLNYGAVGVVMGHELAHAFDDQGRKYDKDGNLNPWWEKETAEKFTNLTKCMVDQYSHFKLDGETINGKLTLGENIADNGGLKASFRAYEEWVKDNGEEAPLPGLNLNHKQLFFLGFAQVWCSSITKEAAHLEIMKDSHVPGKFRVMGTLSNSYDFAKAFNCSIGKKMNPQTKCQIW comes from the exons ATGACTCGTTACAAGCAACAAACCGACGTAGACGATGATACAAGCTCTGTTGGATCCGCACGGACAGAGGAGCTGCCAACGGGCACAACTACCGTCCACTATCATATG GGTTCCCACTGGTGGCGATCGAGGACCGGCTTGGAGAAGGCGCTGCTGGTGGGCTGGCTCTTCCTCCTGCTGGTGGTCACAGTGTTGGTCGCCGTTCTTCACTTCCAGTCGAGGTCGCAGCCGACGCTGCATATGCTCCTGCCTCACACCTTGAATCCAG GCCCACCCGGGTCATCACCACCGTCAGACGCCCCTTGCCTGACACCGCAGTGCGTCATGTTATCGGGGTCGGTGCTGAGCAGCATGGACCCGGAAGTAGACCCCTGCGACAACTTCTACATGTACTCCTGCGGCGGGTGGATCGCCAAGAACCCTATTCCGGAGGGCAAGCCCAACTGGGGCACGCTCTCGAAGCTAGCGTCGGATATACAGCTGATAGTTAAGCGATCACTCG AATCCGACGAGAAAGTCCCCAGTAATACTGAAGAGAAAGCTCGTATATTCTACAGGTCTTGTCTTGACACCAACAAGACCATAGAGAAACTGGGGGGCAAACCAGTCCTGAACCTCCTAAAG CTAATGGGTGGATGGTCAATAGACGGGAATTGGACCACGAAAGGTTACGTCGTCCAGAACGACATTGTCATGAGTAAAGTCAATCACAGCTCTGGTGCACTTTTTGCCTGGGGAGTAGCCGAAGACGATAAGCATTCGTCTAGTCACATTTtacag ttcgacCAAGGTGGTCTAACATTACCAGCCAGGAATTACTACCTAAATGAGAGCGAGAAAGAAGTCCTGAATGCTTATACGGATTATATTGCCAAA GTTGCAATGCTTCTAGGAGGCGAGGAGAACGTCTCGAGAAACGCAGCCAAGGGCATAGTGGAGATAGAAACCGAAATTGCTGTCATCACCACACCTGACGAACAGAGGCGGGATGATGACAAACTATATCACCTCATGAAACTCGATGACCTAAATACAGTGGCCCCTTTC atggACTGGGTAGCCTTTGTCAACACGGCCCTTAAAAGCATCAACAAACAGGTAGCTAAAGATAAGCCTGTAGTGGTCTATGCCCCCAAATTCCTAAGCAACCTGACGGACATTATAGAAAATATCACTTCTACAGATGAAGGGAAGAC gaaattcCACGACTACCTGGTTTGGCAAGTTATAAAAAACTACATAGGATTCCTCTCACGGGACTTTCGAGAGGCTGCCAAGGGCCTGGAGAAGGCGCAGATGGGCGTGGAAGGAACGGAGGAGTTGTGGAGAGAATGCGTTGGAGCAACGGACGTGGCCCTAGGACCAGCAGTGGGGGCAATGTATGTCCGACAGGCTTTTCATGGAGACTCCAAAGAGATG GCTGAAGAGATGATCAGGAGGGTACGCAAGACCTTCAAAGACAGTCTTCATTCTTTGGACTGGATGGACAACAAGACTCGCAAAGCTGCTCTGGAAAAAGCAACATCCATCACAGAGATGATTG GATTCCCCGATTATATCCTTGACCCAGCACAGCTAGACAGAAAGTTCAAAGACTTACAAATTGTTGAAAACGAGTTCTTCGATAACAATGTTCGCGTGAACATGTTCAACATCAGGGAGAACCACAAACGTCTGTTCAAACCTGTCAACAAGACTCGCTGGGACATGTCCCCACCAACTGTTAATGCTTATTATACACCAACAAG aaatgaaattgttttcCCAGCTGGGATACTCCAGGCACCATTCTTCCACCAAAACAATTCAAAATCGTTGAACTATGGAGCAGTTGGTGTGGTTATGGGACACGAATTGGCCCATGCTTTTGACGACCAAG GTCGTAAGTATGACAAAGATGGTAATTTGAACCCTTGGTGGGAAAAGGAAACAGCTGAGAAGTTTACCAATCTCACCAAGTGTATGGTTGATCAGTACTCCCACTTTAAGTTAGATGGTGAAACTATTAATGGGAAACTCACTTTAG gAGAAAACATAGCAGATAATGGAGGGCTAAAAGCAAGTTTCCGAGCCTATGAGGAATGGGTCAAGGACAATGGCGAAGAAGCGCCATTACCTGGGCTGAACCTGAACCACaagcaattatttttcttggGATTTGCACAG GTATGGTGTTCATCAATTACCAAAGAAGCTGCTCACCTGGAGATCATGAAGGATTCCCACGTTCCAGGGAAATTCCGCGTCATGGGCACTTTGTCCAACTCTTATGACTTTGCCAAGGCATTTAACTGCTcaataggaaagaaaatgaatccaCAAACAAAGTGCCAGATTTGGTGA
- the Nep3 gene encoding endothelin-converting enzyme homolog isoform X1 yields MTNNSYVKMTRYKQQTDVDDDTSSVGSARTEELPTGTTTVHYHMGSHWWRSRTGLEKALLVGWLFLLLVVTVLVAVLHFQSRSQPTLHMLLPHTLNPGPPGSSPPSDAPCLTPQCVMLSGSVLSSMDPEVDPCDNFYMYSCGGWIAKNPIPEGKPNWGTLSKLASDIQLIVKRSLESDEKVPSNTEEKARIFYRSCLDTNKTIEKLGGKPVLNLLKLMGGWSIDGNWTTKGYVVQNDIVMSKVNHSSGALFAWGVAEDDKHSSSHILQFDQGGLTLPARNYYLNESEKEVLNAYTDYIAKVAMLLGGEENVSRNAAKGIVEIETEIAVITTPDEQRRDDDKLYHLMKLDDLNTVAPFMDWVAFVNTALKSINKQVAKDKPVVVYAPKFLSNLTDIIENITSTDEGKTKFHDYLVWQVIKNYIGFLSRDFREAAKGLEKAQMGVEGTEELWRECVGATDVALGPAVGAMYVRQAFHGDSKEMAEEMIRRVRKTFKDSLHSLDWMDNKTRKAALEKATSITEMIGFPDYILDPAQLDRKFKDLQIVENEFFDNNVRVNMFNIRENHKRLFKPVNKTRWDMSPPTVNAYYTPTRNEIVFPAGILQAPFFHQNNSKSLNYGAVGVVMGHELAHAFDDQGRKYDKDGNLNPWWEKETAEKFTNLTKCMVDQYSHFKLDGETINGKLTLGENIADNGGLKASFRAYEEWVKDNGEEAPLPGLNLNHKQLFFLGFAQVWCSSITKEAAHLEIMKDSHVPGKFRVMGTLSNSYDFAKAFNCSIGKKMNPQTKCQIW; encoded by the exons ATGACTCGTTACAAGCAACAAACCGACGTAGACGATGATACAAGCTCTGTTGGATCCGCACGGACAGAGGAGCTGCCAACGGGCACAACTACCGTCCACTATCATATG GGTTCCCACTGGTGGCGATCGAGGACCGGCTTGGAGAAGGCGCTGCTGGTGGGCTGGCTCTTCCTCCTGCTGGTGGTCACAGTGTTGGTCGCCGTTCTTCACTTCCAGTCGAGGTCGCAGCCGACGCTGCATATGCTCCTGCCTCACACCTTGAATCCAG GCCCACCCGGGTCATCACCACCGTCAGACGCCCCTTGCCTGACACCGCAGTGCGTCATGTTATCGGGGTCGGTGCTGAGCAGCATGGACCCGGAAGTAGACCCCTGCGACAACTTCTACATGTACTCCTGCGGCGGGTGGATCGCCAAGAACCCTATTCCGGAGGGCAAGCCCAACTGGGGCACGCTCTCGAAGCTAGCGTCGGATATACAGCTGATAGTTAAGCGATCACTCG AATCCGACGAGAAAGTCCCCAGTAATACTGAAGAGAAAGCTCGTATATTCTACAGGTCTTGTCTTGACACCAACAAGACCATAGAGAAACTGGGGGGCAAACCAGTCCTGAACCTCCTAAAG CTAATGGGTGGATGGTCAATAGACGGGAATTGGACCACGAAAGGTTACGTCGTCCAGAACGACATTGTCATGAGTAAAGTCAATCACAGCTCTGGTGCACTTTTTGCCTGGGGAGTAGCCGAAGACGATAAGCATTCGTCTAGTCACATTTtacag ttcgacCAAGGTGGTCTAACATTACCAGCCAGGAATTACTACCTAAATGAGAGCGAGAAAGAAGTCCTGAATGCTTATACGGATTATATTGCCAAA GTTGCAATGCTTCTAGGAGGCGAGGAGAACGTCTCGAGAAACGCAGCCAAGGGCATAGTGGAGATAGAAACCGAAATTGCTGTCATCACCACACCTGACGAACAGAGGCGGGATGATGACAAACTATATCACCTCATGAAACTCGATGACCTAAATACAGTGGCCCCTTTC atggACTGGGTAGCCTTTGTCAACACGGCCCTTAAAAGCATCAACAAACAGGTAGCTAAAGATAAGCCTGTAGTGGTCTATGCCCCCAAATTCCTAAGCAACCTGACGGACATTATAGAAAATATCACTTCTACAGATGAAGGGAAGAC gaaattcCACGACTACCTGGTTTGGCAAGTTATAAAAAACTACATAGGATTCCTCTCACGGGACTTTCGAGAGGCTGCCAAGGGCCTGGAGAAGGCGCAGATGGGCGTGGAAGGAACGGAGGAGTTGTGGAGAGAATGCGTTGGAGCAACGGACGTGGCCCTAGGACCAGCAGTGGGGGCAATGTATGTCCGACAGGCTTTTCATGGAGACTCCAAAGAGATG GCTGAAGAGATGATCAGGAGGGTACGCAAGACCTTCAAAGACAGTCTTCATTCTTTGGACTGGATGGACAACAAGACTCGCAAAGCTGCTCTGGAAAAAGCAACATCCATCACAGAGATGATTG GATTCCCCGATTATATCCTTGACCCAGCACAGCTAGACAGAAAGTTCAAAGACTTACAAATTGTTGAAAACGAGTTCTTCGATAACAATGTTCGCGTGAACATGTTCAACATCAGGGAGAACCACAAACGTCTGTTCAAACCTGTCAACAAGACTCGCTGGGACATGTCCCCACCAACTGTTAATGCTTATTATACACCAACAAG aaatgaaattgttttcCCAGCTGGGATACTCCAGGCACCATTCTTCCACCAAAACAATTCAAAATCGTTGAACTATGGAGCAGTTGGTGTGGTTATGGGACACGAATTGGCCCATGCTTTTGACGACCAAG GTCGTAAGTATGACAAAGATGGTAATTTGAACCCTTGGTGGGAAAAGGAAACAGCTGAGAAGTTTACCAATCTCACCAAGTGTATGGTTGATCAGTACTCCCACTTTAAGTTAGATGGTGAAACTATTAATGGGAAACTCACTTTAG gAGAAAACATAGCAGATAATGGAGGGCTAAAAGCAAGTTTCCGAGCCTATGAGGAATGGGTCAAGGACAATGGCGAAGAAGCGCCATTACCTGGGCTGAACCTGAACCACaagcaattatttttcttggGATTTGCACAG GTATGGTGTTCATCAATTACCAAAGAAGCTGCTCACCTGGAGATCATGAAGGATTCCCACGTTCCAGGGAAATTCCGCGTCATGGGCACTTTGTCCAACTCTTATGACTTTGCCAAGGCATTTAACTGCTcaataggaaagaaaatgaatccaCAAACAAAGTGCCAGATTTGGTGA